TCGTGCTCACAAGACCTGCAGTTGAAGCGGGAGAGAGTCTTGGTTTCTTGCCTGGTGATCTTCAGGAAAAAGTTGATCCTTATTTACGGCCGCTGTATGACGCTTTGTACGATGTTATGGGACAAGAGCAGACTGCGAAAGCACTGGAGCGCGGTTTGATTGAAATTGCACCTCTAGCCTATATGCGGGGACGTACACTGGATGATTCGTTTATTATCCTGGATGAAGCCCAGAATACGACACCGGAGCAGATGAAAATGTTTCTGACCCGTCTCGGTTTTGGCTCCAAAATGGTCATTACTGGTGACGTGACACAAATCGATTTACCGCGCGGCAAAAAGTCGGGGCTTGTGGAGGCAAATACAATCCTGGGCCAAGTGGAAGAGATTGGATTTGTCTATTTTGCCGAGCAAGACGTTGTACGGCACTCCCTCGTCCAGAAAATTATCGTCGCCTATAACCACGCCGCAGAAAATCAAGAATAGAAAGGGATTGTCTCGATGACCTCGAAGGAACTGTCAAAAGGCAAATCTTTTCAAAATAGAGCTACAGGATGGAAGTATAGCGTGTGGGCACGCTATCTTCTGTTTTTGTTTCTGGTGATCCTCTTCTACGTGGGTCTTGCTTCCAAGCTGCTCCCTGAGCGGTATGATATCCAGGAAGGCACACGGAGTGAAGTCAATATTGCTGCGCCCATGCAGATCCCGAATACCAAGGCTACACTGAAAGCGCAAGAAGAAGCTGCTGAACGTGTGCAGCCGATGTTTCAGATCGTGCAGATGCGGAACGAAAATCTGATAACGACTCTGCTTGATCGTATTGATCGACTGAATCAGGATGATCAGATTTCCAGTCAGGACAAGATTGACATCTATCGTGATGAAATACCACAGCGTCAGAAAGACTTTGTTTCCAACTTTATCAACAACAACCGGAAAGCGGGTACATACTCCGAAACTCTGTTGGAAGAGATCAGAAATGTGGTACAGGAGCAGAGCTACCGCATCCCGGAAGAGACATATATCAAAATTTCACGTCTGACTTCGGATGATATTCAGGAGATGAAGGCCGTCGCTCGGGATATCGTCTCCAGATTAATGACCGACCAGATTAGTGAGGCAACAACAGCTCGTGCCAAAGTGGCCGAGATGGTGAGTGTGAGCTCCTTAAGCAAGCGTACGCAGCGTGAGGTTGTGCAGGAGCTTGCTCGTCTTGTAGTGACGTCCAACCGCTTCTACGATGAAGAGGGTACAAAAGAAGCTAAAGTACAGGCTCGTGAGAACACTCAAACGGTGTTTATCAAGCAAGGCGATACGCTTGTTGCCAAGGGTGAGATGATTACCCCGGAGATGTACACCCTTCTGGGCGAGAACGATTTGCTGAAAAACGAAGTGAACTATTGGCCTCAGCTTGGACTACTTATGCTGTCCTGTCTGTTGTCTGCAGCGATTCTCATGTACATTCAGCAATTCAGCGGAACGCATTTCAAATATAATAATGCTCAGCTGCTGATGCTTGTTCTCATATTTATCATTACGATTGTGGTTATGCATGTTACTGCGATACTCCAGACCAGTGAGAATTCATACGTAGGCTTTCTTGCTCCTGTTGCCGTAGGAGCCATGCTAATTGCATTGCTGCTGGATACATCGCTTGCCTTTGTCTGCTCGATTATTATCGGCATGCTGTCGAGCATTATTTTGAATACACATCAGGGTCAGATTTTTGACTTTGAACTTGGATTCTTCGCCGTGTTAGTATCGTTTGTTGCGATCTTCGCCACCCATCGGGCAAGTCAGCGGTCTACGATCCTGAAAGGCGCCATTATGGTTTGTCTTTTCGGATCGATCGCAGTTTTCACGCTGGCTCTGATTGACTCAAGTGACTGGAACCGGACGACAACGCTGTACGGCATCGGATTTGCGTTTGCCGGTGGCGTACTGACCGCCATATTGGTTATTGGGCTGATGCCGTTTTTTGAAACCTCGTTTGGCATCTTGTCTGCGCTGAAACTGGTGGAACTGTCTAATCCTAATCACCCACTATTGCGCAAACTGCTAACAGAGACACCGGGCACATATCACCACAGTGTGATGGTAGGAAACCTTTCAGAAGCCGCCGCGGAGGCAATCGGTGCCAATGGGTTGTTATGTCGGGTCGGCTCGTATTACCATGATATTGGCAAGACCAAGCGACCGATTTATTTTATTGAAAATCAAAACAATATGGAAAATCCGCATGATTCGATTGATCCAAAGCTGAGCAAGTCCATTATCGTGGCTCACGCACGCGATGGTGTGGAAATGCAGAAGGACTACAAGCTGCCAAGGCCTATTCGGGACATTGCTGAGCAGCATCATGGAACAACTTTCCTGCATTATTTCTATCACAAAGCACTGCGTCAGGCTGAGGAAGCAGGAGTAGAACCTGATTTTACGGAAGATGATTTCCGTTATCCGGGTCCCAAGGCTCAGTCCAAAGAGTCGGCAATTGTTGGTATTGCTGACAGCGTGGAAGCTGCGGTTCGTTCCTTACGGAAACCTACTGTGGAACAAGTGGAGTCCATGATCGAAAAGATTATTAAAGGTCGGCTGGACGATCATCAGTTTAACGATTGTGATCTGACGATGCGGGAGCTGGATATCGTCGCCAAGACCCTTAAGGAAACCGTTATGGGCATATTCCACTCCAGGATTGAATATCCGGAAGAAATGAAGAAACCGAAGCCAACCTCGCCTGAAGCAGGTTGATTCGCTAATATGAGAAGACAGGAGTATGAAAGAATGAGTCTTAACCTAGCTTGGAATAATGAACAACAGGATAAAGAAATTACCGAACCGATGATTGCAATGCTGGAACAGCTGCTGAACCTTGCAGGGGAAGCAGAGGGTGTTGCGGACGGGGAAGTAGCCCTGACTTTCGTAGATGATGAGCAGATTCATGAGCTGAACCGTGACTATCGCGGCATTGATCGTCCAACAGATGTATTGTCTTTTGCAATGAATGAGACTGTGGATGAGGAGCTGGATATCATCTACGAACTGGACGAGGATGAGGAAATGGAAGAAATGCCTGATGTGCTGGGGGATATTATTATTTCTGTTCCACGGACCATTCTGCAGAGTGAAGAATATGGCCATTCATTTGAACGTGAGCTCGGGTTCCTGTTTGTTCATGGCTTCTTGCATCTGCTTGGATATGATCATCAGGATGAAGCCAGCGAAGCCGAAATGATGGGCAAACAGGAAGCGGTACTCGCCCAAGCCGGGTTGACACGATAATGAAAAGGCGCTCCTGGGGGATGGTATTCCGCAATGCTGCGGAAGGAATCGTATACGGGCTGCGGACTCAGCGGAATGTAAGAGTTCATACAGGAGTCGCCATTTTGATGTGTGCAGCCGGCTTTTTTTTCGGGATTTCCAGAACGGACTGGATGTTTGTATTAACAGCTGTCTTTCTGGTTCTTGTGACGGAGCTGATGAATACAGCAGTGGAAGCTGCGGTAGATCTGGCGCATCCGCATATACATCCGCTGGCAAAAGCGGCGAAGGACACCGCGGCCGGTGCAGTTTTGCTGGCTGCGGTGTTCGCCGTCATCATCGGGTGTGTCGTTTTCATTAAGCCGGTGATGAGCTGGCTGGGTTTGCTCTGATTCTTTTTACAATACACAACAACGATAAAGTTGGACCTTTTTTAAGTTGAACTTCTTAAAAATACACAATAACGGAGAAGACAGAAAAAACCTGGAAAAGCGGAGCGTTCGCCTTTATCATCGGATTTTCACTTTTGGAGAAAGTGAATGAAAAAAATCAGAGGATAACAGCGATTGAAAGGTTATTCTGGCAGCGAAGTGGTCAGTGTATTTGGATTTAGTTGAACTTAATCTATAGGATAGAACTTTATATACACCCCAAAGGGAGAGATTAATTATGGATAATGGTTTATTGATGCAAGAAGCAATTAAGGCACGTACGAAAGCGTATACGCCTTATTCTCATTTTGGTGTAGGTGCAGCTTTGCTTGACAGTGAGGGACATGTGCATCATGGTTGTAATATTGAGAATGCTGCTTATACGCCAGGCAACTGTGCTGAGCGTACAGCTATGTTCAGCGCGATTGCAGGAGGTAAGCAACCACGCAGTTTCAAAGCCATGGCCATTGTAGGAGATACAGACGGCCCGATTGCTCCATGCGGCGTATGTCGTCAAGTAATGTACGAGCTGTGTGAACCGGATATGAAAGTTATTCTGGGTAACTTGAAAGGTGATCTGCAGGAAACTACAGTTGCCGAACTATTGCCATGGGCTTTTGGACCATCTGATCTGAACTCTGCTAAAAAGTAAAAACCAATACATTCCAGGCCTAGGCGCCTGAGGAGGAACATATGAAAAAACAAGCATTCAAATCCGGCTTTGTAGCCATTATTGGACGTCCCAATGTAGGTAAATCCACACTGATGAACCAAGTCATTGGACAGAAGATTGCGATCATGTCGGACAAGCCACAAACGACGCGTAATAAGATTCATGGTGTATATACATCGGAACAACAACAAATCGTTTTCCTGGATACGCCAGGGATTCACAAACGTCAATCCAAGCTCGGCGATTACATGAACCAGACCGCTTTGAACACGCTCGGAGAAGTCGAAGCTGCTCTGTTCCTGATCGATGCCTCGGAAGGCATGGGCGGTGGTGACCGTTATATTGCCGAACAATTGAAAAATGTGCGGACGCCTGTCATTCTTGTCATGAACAAAATTGATAAAATTGAGCCGGAAGCACTGCTTCCGCTGATTGAGGAATATCGCAAGCTGCACAATTTCGCTGAAATCGTACCTGTTTCTGCCATGCTCGGCAGCAATGTAAGCACGTTGCTGGAGCAGCTCGGCAAGTATTTGCCGGAAGGTCCGCAGTACTATCCAGATGACCAGGTCACAGACCATCCAGAGCAGTTTGTTTGTGCCGAGTTAATTCGGGAGAAAATTTTGCAAATGACGCGCGAAGAAGTTCCTCACTCCATTGCAGTAACGATTGAGGATATGAAAGTACAGGACAACGGCGTCGTTTATATTTCAGCCGTCATCTTTGTGGAGCGTGATTCACAAAAAGGGATCATTATCGGAAAACAGGGTGCCTTGCTCAAAGAAGTGGGGAAACGTGCCCGTCAGGATATTCAGAATCTGTTGGGCTCCAAAATCTTCATGGATCTTTGGGTTAAAGTGAAGAAGGACTGGAGAAACCAGGAGCGAGTGCTGAGAGATCTGGGATTCGGTCGCGAATAATAAATGTAGTATCCAGTAATTGCATCACATAGTTTACCTTGCAGGACTCCATCCTATCTGGTAGAAGCAGACGTCATTTCCGAAGAGAGGATGAAATTCCGATGCGAGATTTTTCGTGGAAGGTTTTTGCGATGACGGGGGATGTGGAATCCTATCTGTTGTATGCCGAGGCGTGTGGCTCGGTGGGACAGGACTCTGAACCTGCAAGGGAAGTGATTGAAGATGAAGAAGCCGAAGGTTAATTGGCTAATTCGGGAATGGTTAGGTGACGAGGCATGCTATATAGGGTGGAAGGGATTGTCATCCGCAGCATGGACTACGGCGAGGGGAACAAAATCATTACGCTTTGCACCGAAAGCGGCGGGAAAGTAGGGGTACTCGTCCGCGGTGCCAAAAAGCCCAAAAGCCGACATGCTGCACTGGTGCAGCCATTTACGTACGGTCAATATGTATATTTTCGCAACACCGGTCTGGGGACACTAAACGCAGGTGAGATCATCGAATCTTATCACGAGCTGCGTGAAGATCTGATAAAGGCCTCCTATGCATCTTATGCCTGTGAACTGCTGGATCGTGTGTTGCAGGATGAAGAGACGGGCACGTTCTGGTTCAAACAGTTGAAAGCCTGTCTTCAGGCGTTGAAGGAAGAGAAGGATCCGGTCGTCATCACAAGTCCGTATGAAATGAAAATATTACAGGCAGCCGGGTACGGACCTCAGCTTGATGATTGCATTTCTTGTGGTCACGAACGTCCGGATGAGCAATTATTTGTTAGTCCTAGACTCGGGGGCGTTCTGTGCCGTGCTTGCAAACACTTTGATCCTCCCGCGATGTCCGTTAGTCCGAAGACGTTGAAGCTCTTGCGTCTGTTTGAACAGCTGGATCTGCAAAGGCTTGGTAATATATCGGTGAGCGAAGGCACCCGGGATGAGATCAAAAAAATCATGAGGGCCTTTATGGATCATCAGCTTGGCTTGAATCTCAAATCCCGTTCTTTTCTTGATCAAATGGAAAAGTACGGGATTTGAGTCGTCTTGATACGAAATAATTAATATATCTTGACTTCGTACTTATTTTTATATATTATGAAATATAATTTCTCTTTTGGAGACATGCATTGAACGAGAAAGTAGGAGACTGGATTTATTACATTCAGGAGCAGAAGGGGTCGGTTGACCTTACTAATCTTGTGTGAGCGAGCCGGGGATGGTGGGAGCCGGGTTGAATCGGTCTGTGAAATGGCACTCGGGAGCATGAATGACACGGAAAAGTGGGCTTGAATGAACAGGATCTCCTGTTTATATCTAAGCCAAGTAGGGTGGAACCGCGGGAATAGCTCTCGTCCCTATGTCTGTATAACAGGCGTAGGACGGGGGCTTTTTATTGTCTGTACCGTTCTAGGCTTGTTCACCACAAACCATCGAAAAGGAGCATGATTATGAATTTTCAGCAGATGATCCTCACGCTGCAACAATTCTGGGCCGAGCACAACTGTATTATTGTTCAACCATATGATACGGAAAAAGGGGCAGGTACGATGAATCCGATGACCTTTTTGCGTTCGCTTGGACCCGAGCCTTGGAAAGTAGCTTATGTAGAGCCGTCCCGCCGTCCTTCGGATGGTCGTTATGGAGAAAATCCAAACCGTCTCTATCAGCATCATCAATTCCAGGTTATTATCAAGCCTTCGCCGGACAATATTCAGGAGATTTACCTGGAAAGTCTGAAACAATTGGGCATTGATCCGCTCAAACATGATATTCGGTTTGTTGAAGACAACTGGGAGAACCCTTCCCTCGGCTGTGCGGGTCTTGGCTGGGAAGTATGGCTGGACGGTATGGAGATCACCCAATTTACGTATTTCCAACAAGTCGGTGGGATCGAGACGAACCCGGTAGCGGTTGAGATTACGTATGGTATGGAGCGTCTTGCTTCATACATTCAGGAAAAAGAAAATGTGTTTGAACTGGAATGGGTAGACGGCATTACATATGGTGATGTGTTCCGTCAGCCTGAATTCGAACACTCCAAATATACGTTTGAAGTATCTGATGTCAAAATGTTGTTTACGCTCTTCAACATGCATGAAGAGGAAGCGAACAAGGCAATGGCTCAGAATCTGGTTTTTCCGGCATATGACTATGTGTTGAAATGTTCACATACGTTCAACCTGCTGGATGCGCGAGGAGCAATCAGTGTAACGGAGCGTACCGGGTACATTACCCGTGTGCGTAATCTGGCTCGTCAAGTAGCTGCAACATATGTGGAAGAGCGTGAGAAGCTCGGCTTCCCGCTGATCAAGAAAGGGGGAGCTGAGCATGTCTAAGGATCTGTTGTTTGAAATTGGTCTGGAAGAAGTGCCTGCTCGCTTCATGCGAGCAGCAATTGAACAGCTGCAGGATCGTGTCGTGAAATGGCTGGATGCATCCCGCATTGCTTATGGTGAAGTAAATGCCTATGCCACACCGCGCCGACTGGCTGTTTTGATCAAGGATGTTGCCGAGAAACAGGAGGACGTGGAGGAAGAAGTAAAAGGACCTTCCCGTAAAATAGCTCTGGACGACAGTGGCAACTGGAGTAAAGCCGCACTCGGATTTGCCCGCAGTCAGGGTGTTGAACCGGATCAGTTTACATTCAAGGAATTGAGCGGCGTGGAATATATCTACGCAACCAAGAGCAGCAAAGGCGTGGAAACGTCCTCTGTGATTGGTCAGGGTTTGCTGGCCATACTGCATGCCATGACGTTCCCGAAATTCATGCGTTGGGCTTCGTATGATTTCAAATTTGTACGTCCGATTCGCTGGATTGTCGCTCTGCTGGGCAGCGATGTTATTGAGTTGGAAGTTGCAGGCGTAAAGTCTGGCAATGTAACACGTGGACATCGTTTCCTCGGTAAAGAGGCGGTTATTTCGGATCCCGCTTCGTATGTGGAAGTGCTTCGTTCCGAGCACGTCATTGCAGATATCAAAGAACGTGAGCAAATGATTGTATCCCAGATCCAGGCACTGGCTGCCGAGAAAAAATGGGATATTGCAATCAAGGAAGATTTGCTCGAAGAGGTTCTGTTCCTGGTTGAGACACCAACAGTGCTGTTCGGAACATTCGAATCTTCATTTTTGAATATTCCACAAGAGGTACTGATTACTTCGATGCGTGAGCATCAACGTTATTTCCCGGTGCTTGATAATGATGGACAATTACTTCCATACTTCGTTACGGTTCGTAACGGCGGCAGCGATTCACTGGATGTCATTGCAAAAGGGAACGAAAAGGTACTTCGTGCACGTCTGTCTGATGCCAAGTTCTTCTACGAGGAAGACCAGAAGCTGGAGATCAAGGATGCGTTATCGAAACTGGAAAGTATCGTCTTCCAGGAAGAGCTGGGAACGGTTGGAGATAAAGTTCGCCGTATTCGCAAAATTGCGGATGGTTTGGCTAGCAAACTGCAAGTATCTGATGATGTAGCCGAAGCGGTGAGTCGTTCAGCAGATATCTGCAAATTCGACCTTGTTACACTTATGGTGGGAGAATTCCCTGAACTGCAAGGTGTGATGGGTGAAGATTATGCCCGCAAAGCTGGTGAAAAAGAAGAAGTGGCCAAAGCGGTGTTTGAGCACTATCAGCCACGCTTTGCCGGGGATCAATCTCCTGCTTCGCTCGTTGGTGCTATAGTGAGTGCTGCGGATAAAATGGATACAATTGTAGGTTGTTTCTCGATCAATATCATTCCTACAGGATCTCAAGATCCGTACGCACTGCGCCGTCAGGCAGCAGGTATCGTCCAAATTTTGCTGGATCACAATCTTCCGCTGACATTATCCGATGTATTCGGCGTGGCACTTCAAGTGCATGCTCAGATGAACCTGTTGAAACGTGCGGATGAAGAGGTGCGTAAAGATTTGCAGGACTTCTTCGGTCTTCGTGTGAAAAAACTGTTGTCGGAAACGGTCCGTTATGATGTTGTGGACGCAGTGATTTCTTCCGGATTTGATGATATCAGCGCGGTAGTTCCAAAAGGTGAGGCACTCATGGCAGCTGTTCAAACGGGAGATGCCTTCAAAACAACCGTCGAATCCTTCAACCGTGTGGGTAATCTGGCTGCCAAAGCATCCAATGCTTCGGTTCATGCAGAACTCTTCACTGAAGAAGGAGAGCGCCAGCTGCATGAAGCATGGAGCAAAACCAATGAGGAATATCGTCAGGTATTGTCTCAGCATGCTGCTGCTGAAGCGCTCGCGATTGCATCGGCTTGGAAGGAAGCGATCACCGTATTCTTCGATTCGGTTATGGTTATGGCTGAAGATGAGGCTGTGCGTGCGAATCGTCTGGCATTGCTTGCAGCCATTGACCGGGATCTGAAAGCTTTTGCTGATTTCTCCAAATTGGTCTGGTAGTCTGGTCCTTTTCTGCTCCGGTAGGACAGATCTGCGGCAAAGTATAAATTCAGTATTAAAGAAGGATATATGAGGGTATAAATATACGGAACGGATTGTGAAAAATTTATATTTACAGCCGTTCCGTATTTTAGCCTTTGATTTCCATAGACCGGTCAGAAGGATTTTGACTGGCTGGGGTCGTATATTACAATATGCAGCTATTTTATGAAACCGGGTGGTCTGGCTTTGAGTGAGTTGAATGTACGGCACATTGTTGTGGATGGTGATGCTTGCCCGGTCAAAGCTGAGATCGCTGAAACAGCTCTCCGATTCAAAGTTCCTGTATTGATGGTTTCTTCATTTGACCATTTTCTTCAGGGCGGAGAAGGCGTGCGCACCGTTCAGGTAGATCGAAGTGATCAGAGTGCAGACCTGTACATTGCCAATCACATCAAGCCGTACGATGTGGTCATAACACAGGATTATGGACTGGCGGCGCTCGCACTTGGCAAACGTTGTTATGTTTTATCATTTCGTGGTCGTGAGTTTAATGATCGTGACATTGATTTCATGCTGGATTCCCGTCATACTGCAGCCAAAGCTCGAAAAAGAGGGCATTATGGAAAAGGCCCAAAGCCCTTCACAGAGCAGGATCGGGAAATTTTTCAACATAAACTGACAAAACTTTTGAAAGATTTGCAGGAGAATGTGTAAGTTTATCGAATAATATTTACGTGTTAAAGAGATGAAGGTGGACCAAGATGAGTACCGGACAAGGCGGTATACCCGAAAGCATTATTGAATCGGTGTTACAGCAGCATGATATCGTCGATACGGTGAGCCGATTTGTACATCTGACCAAACAGGGGAAATATATGAAAGGCCTCTGTCCTTTTCATTCTGAGAAGACGCCTTCGTTTACAGTTACGCCAGAGAAACAAATTTTCTATTGCTACGGTTGCGGCACGGGTGGAAATGCCATCAAATTCAGGATGGAAATCGAAGGGTTATCCTTTCCCGAGGCTGTCAAGACGATGGCAGAAGAAAGCCACATTTCAATGGGGGACTGGCAAGGGCGTGAATCGGCTCATGTTAATCCAGAGACTGAACGTTTATTGGAAGCATATGAGCTTACCGCGAAGCTGTACCATTTCTTATTGAAAAATACAGAGCACGGTAAAGTGGCTATGGAATATTTACGCTCACGTGGGTTTAGCGACAAACTCATTGACCAATTCCAGATTGGCTATGCGCCTAATCGCTGGGATACCTTGGTACAATTTCTGGAAAAGCGCGAATTTCCGCTTGAAGAGATGGAAAAGGGTGGTTTACTGTCACCGCGAAACGAAGGTCAGGGGTATGTGGACCGTTTCCGGGACAGGGTCATGTTTCCGATTAATGGCAGGAGCGGTAAGCCGATTGCATTTGCGGGTCGCATTTTGGGAGACGGGCAACCGAAGTACCTCAATTCACCGGAAACCCGGTTATTTAACAAAAGCCGTGTTCTCTACAATCTGCATCATGCCAAAAATGCAATTCGCAAACAAAGGCAGGCCATATTGTTTGAAGGGTATGGCGATGTTATCTCCGCCTGGGATCAGGATATCCAGAACGGTGTAGCGGCAATGGGTACCGCGCTCACTGAGAATCAGGCATTGATGCTTAAAGGCATGTGTGATGAAGTCATCGTATGTTATGACGGCGATCGAGCCGGACAGGCTGCAGCACTCAAAAACTTCCCTATTCTTGAGGAAGCCGGATTGCAGGTCAAAATTGCTCTGATACCGGATGGGCTCGACCCGGATGATTTTATCCGCAAGTATGGTGGTGAACGGTTCCGAAACCAGATTGTGGACGGCGCCGTAACGACTACAAAATTTAAGCTTATAAACCTAAAAAAAAACCATATACTGCTAGAAGGCGGCGGACAAATCGCTTATTCCAAGGAAGCGGTCAAACTTATTGCTCCTTTATCTTCTCCTACAGAACGGGAAGTATATCTTCGG
Above is a window of Paenibacillus sp. E222 DNA encoding:
- a CDS encoding PhoH family protein, which translates into the protein MSEQTRSIRISLQSAGEGQSLFGPQDIFLKQIESEIPAQIASREAEIVIHGNIQNVESLEQLFDVLLQLVRNGYVLTERDVKYAIELAKELRADQLLDLFKGEITTTYRGKPIRVKTIGQKHYVTTIKKRDVVFGIGPAGTGKTYLAVVLAVAALKEGSVKRIVLTRPAVEAGESLGFLPGDLQEKVDPYLRPLYDALYDVMGQEQTAKALERGLIEIAPLAYMRGRTLDDSFIILDEAQNTTPEQMKMFLTRLGFGSKMVITGDVTQIDLPRGKKSGLVEANTILGQVEEIGFVYFAEQDVVRHSLVQKIIVAYNHAAENQE
- a CDS encoding HD family phosphohydrolase, with protein sequence MTSKELSKGKSFQNRATGWKYSVWARYLLFLFLVILFYVGLASKLLPERYDIQEGTRSEVNIAAPMQIPNTKATLKAQEEAAERVQPMFQIVQMRNENLITTLLDRIDRLNQDDQISSQDKIDIYRDEIPQRQKDFVSNFINNNRKAGTYSETLLEEIRNVVQEQSYRIPEETYIKISRLTSDDIQEMKAVARDIVSRLMTDQISEATTARAKVAEMVSVSSLSKRTQREVVQELARLVVTSNRFYDEEGTKEAKVQARENTQTVFIKQGDTLVAKGEMITPEMYTLLGENDLLKNEVNYWPQLGLLMLSCLLSAAILMYIQQFSGTHFKYNNAQLLMLVLIFIITIVVMHVTAILQTSENSYVGFLAPVAVGAMLIALLLDTSLAFVCSIIIGMLSSIILNTHQGQIFDFELGFFAVLVSFVAIFATHRASQRSTILKGAIMVCLFGSIAVFTLALIDSSDWNRTTTLYGIGFAFAGGVLTAILVIGLMPFFETSFGILSALKLVELSNPNHPLLRKLLTETPGTYHHSVMVGNLSEAAAEAIGANGLLCRVGSYYHDIGKTKRPIYFIENQNNMENPHDSIDPKLSKSIIVAHARDGVEMQKDYKLPRPIRDIAEQHHGTTFLHYFYHKALRQAEEAGVEPDFTEDDFRYPGPKAQSKESAIVGIADSVEAAVRSLRKPTVEQVESMIEKIIKGRLDDHQFNDCDLTMRELDIVAKTLKETVMGIFHSRIEYPEEMKKPKPTSPEAG
- the ybeY gene encoding rRNA maturation RNase YbeY; the protein is MSLNLAWNNEQQDKEITEPMIAMLEQLLNLAGEAEGVADGEVALTFVDDEQIHELNRDYRGIDRPTDVLSFAMNETVDEELDIIYELDEDEEMEEMPDVLGDIIISVPRTILQSEEYGHSFERELGFLFVHGFLHLLGYDHQDEASEAEMMGKQEAVLAQAGLTR
- a CDS encoding diacylglycerol kinase family protein — its product is MKRRSWGMVFRNAAEGIVYGLRTQRNVRVHTGVAILMCAAGFFFGISRTDWMFVLTAVFLVLVTELMNTAVEAAVDLAHPHIHPLAKAAKDTAAGAVLLAAVFAVIIGCVVFIKPVMSWLGLL
- a CDS encoding cytidine deaminase, producing the protein MDNGLLMQEAIKARTKAYTPYSHFGVGAALLDSEGHVHHGCNIENAAYTPGNCAERTAMFSAIAGGKQPRSFKAMAIVGDTDGPIAPCGVCRQVMYELCEPDMKVILGNLKGDLQETTVAELLPWAFGPSDLNSAKK
- the era gene encoding GTPase Era encodes the protein MKKQAFKSGFVAIIGRPNVGKSTLMNQVIGQKIAIMSDKPQTTRNKIHGVYTSEQQQIVFLDTPGIHKRQSKLGDYMNQTALNTLGEVEAALFLIDASEGMGGGDRYIAEQLKNVRTPVILVMNKIDKIEPEALLPLIEEYRKLHNFAEIVPVSAMLGSNVSTLLEQLGKYLPEGPQYYPDDQVTDHPEQFVCAELIREKILQMTREEVPHSIAVTIEDMKVQDNGVVYISAVIFVERDSQKGIIIGKQGALLKEVGKRARQDIQNLLGSKIFMDLWVKVKKDWRNQERVLRDLGFGRE
- a CDS encoding YqzL family protein, coding for MRDFSWKVFAMTGDVESYLLYAEACGSVGQDSEPAREVIEDEEAEG
- the recO gene encoding DNA repair protein RecO, yielding MLYRVEGIVIRSMDYGEGNKIITLCTESGGKVGVLVRGAKKPKSRHAALVQPFTYGQYVYFRNTGLGTLNAGEIIESYHELREDLIKASYASYACELLDRVLQDEETGTFWFKQLKACLQALKEEKDPVVITSPYEMKILQAAGYGPQLDDCISCGHERPDEQLFVSPRLGGVLCRACKHFDPPAMSVSPKTLKLLRLFEQLDLQRLGNISVSEGTRDEIKKIMRAFMDHQLGLNLKSRSFLDQMEKYGI
- the glyQ gene encoding glycine--tRNA ligase subunit alpha; translation: MNFQQMILTLQQFWAEHNCIIVQPYDTEKGAGTMNPMTFLRSLGPEPWKVAYVEPSRRPSDGRYGENPNRLYQHHQFQVIIKPSPDNIQEIYLESLKQLGIDPLKHDIRFVEDNWENPSLGCAGLGWEVWLDGMEITQFTYFQQVGGIETNPVAVEITYGMERLASYIQEKENVFELEWVDGITYGDVFRQPEFEHSKYTFEVSDVKMLFTLFNMHEEEANKAMAQNLVFPAYDYVLKCSHTFNLLDARGAISVTERTGYITRVRNLARQVAATYVEEREKLGFPLIKKGGAEHV
- the glyS gene encoding glycine--tRNA ligase subunit beta, yielding MSKDLLFEIGLEEVPARFMRAAIEQLQDRVVKWLDASRIAYGEVNAYATPRRLAVLIKDVAEKQEDVEEEVKGPSRKIALDDSGNWSKAALGFARSQGVEPDQFTFKELSGVEYIYATKSSKGVETSSVIGQGLLAILHAMTFPKFMRWASYDFKFVRPIRWIVALLGSDVIELEVAGVKSGNVTRGHRFLGKEAVISDPASYVEVLRSEHVIADIKEREQMIVSQIQALAAEKKWDIAIKEDLLEEVLFLVETPTVLFGTFESSFLNIPQEVLITSMREHQRYFPVLDNDGQLLPYFVTVRNGGSDSLDVIAKGNEKVLRARLSDAKFFYEEDQKLEIKDALSKLESIVFQEELGTVGDKVRRIRKIADGLASKLQVSDDVAEAVSRSADICKFDLVTLMVGEFPELQGVMGEDYARKAGEKEEVAKAVFEHYQPRFAGDQSPASLVGAIVSAADKMDTIVGCFSINIIPTGSQDPYALRRQAAGIVQILLDHNLPLTLSDVFGVALQVHAQMNLLKRADEEVRKDLQDFFGLRVKKLLSETVRYDVVDAVISSGFDDISAVVPKGEALMAAVQTGDAFKTTVESFNRVGNLAAKASNASVHAELFTEEGERQLHEAWSKTNEEYRQVLSQHAAAEALAIASAWKEAITVFFDSVMVMAEDEAVRANRLALLAAIDRDLKAFADFSKLVW
- a CDS encoding YaiI/YqxD family protein yields the protein MKPGGLALSELNVRHIVVDGDACPVKAEIAETALRFKVPVLMVSSFDHFLQGGEGVRTVQVDRSDQSADLYIANHIKPYDVVITQDYGLAALALGKRCYVLSFRGREFNDRDIDFMLDSRHTAAKARKRGHYGKGPKPFTEQDREIFQHKLTKLLKDLQENV